Part of the Sphingomonadaceae bacterium OTU29LAMAA1 genome, GCCAGCGCCAACAGCAGCGTCCCCGGCGGCAGGATCGACAGCGGCCGCCCCGCCGTATCGTTGGCATCGATCCCCCAGCGCCGCAGGTGCACCGCCACCCGCCGCGCCAGCGCCCGATCCGGCGTCACCAGCGCCGCCGTCCGGCCTTCCTCCTCCAGCGCCCCGCGCAGCGCGAGTGCGATCGTCTGCGCCTCTTCGGCCGGGGTCGCGAGTTCGGCCGCGCGGACACCGGTCAGCCGCCGGTCCTCCGCCTTCAACTCGGTCCATTTGCCCGTGAACGCCGCCGGAGCCAGCGCATTGGCGATCGCCCGCCCACGCACCGCGCCCGCATCCGGCCCCGCCGTCCCCGGCCAGTTCACGACCTCGCCGCGCCCGACGCTCATCCGGTCGAGCATCAGCTTCAGGTGGAATTGCGGATGCGTCTCGATCGACCGCGGCACCCGGCCCGTCTCCGGATCGGGCTTGTGCGGACCGAGCGCGTCCCATTCCTCCTGCGGCATCGCGAGGTCGAGGCCGGCGAACACCGTCATCCCCGCCGGCGCCTCGGCGACGCAGCGCAACAGCCGCATCACCGCCGGTGCCGGATCGGTGATGCCGGCCGCGCAGACGAAGCCGACGGGCGGCGCCACGCGCCAACGCCGCTCCAGCCGGTCGAGCAGCATCCGCCGCCGCGTCGCCGCATCGATCCGCCCCAGCCGCGCCAGTTCCTCCGGCCAACGCTCCAGCACGATCGTGAAGGTCGACAGCGCGCGCTGCCAATGCTCGGTCAGTTCGGGCGCGAGGTCGATGTCGCGCAGGCGCTCGGGCGCCACCTCCTCGACCAGCAACTGGTCCAGCGTGTGGCACAATTCGCCCGCCAGCCGCACCGCCTCCGCAGCATCGATCGGCACCCCGGCGCGCGTCCGCTCCTCGAACACCAGCCGCGCCAGGATCATCCACCGCTGCATCGCATCGACCGCGGGCGGCGGCGGGCTCGGATCGTCGACCGGATCGAGCGCCGCGCCGACCGCCTCGCCCAGATCGGGGCTGCCCAGCGTCACCAGCCGCGGCAACAGCAACCCGCCGCCGCTCGCCCGCACGAAGGCATCCGTCACCGCCCGCGCCGCACGGTTGTTGGGCAGCAGCACCAGCCCACGCGCCAACGCCATCGCATCGCCCGCCGTCCGCCGCATCAGCCCGGCAACCAGCGTGTCGGCAAACGCCTTGTGCGACGGAATGGTATACAGCTGCGGCTTGCGCCTATCAGCCATTGGCGATCACCGCCTCGGCCTTCGGGATCGCCGCGGGCGTGCCGACGTCGAACCACAGGCCCTGATGCACCTGCGCATAGGCCCGCCCTGCCTCGATCGCACGGCTCCAGAACAGGTTCGTCGAGAACGGCCCCTCCGGCCAGTCGCGGATGATGCGCGGGTGCAGGATCTGGATGCCGGTATAGACGAACGGCGCCGCCGCGCCTTCCTTGCGCCGTCCGACGATCCGGCCATCCGCGGCGACCCGGAAATCGCCTTGCCCGTTGTGGTTGTTGGCGCGCGCATACGGCACCACCAGCAGCAGCGCGTCCATGATCGCATCGTCCCAGCGCGATGCGAGCAGCTTGATCGCGTCGACCGGGCCGTCGACCCACAGATTGTCGCTGTTCACCACCAGCACCGGCGCATCGCCCAGCAGATCGCGCGCCTGCACAAGCCCGCCGCCGGTCTCCATCAACTGCCGCCGCTCGTCGCTGACCACCACCTCGATATCGTCGAAGCGGCCGGTGACATGCGCCTCCAGCGTATCGGCAAGGTAATGGACGTTGACCACCGCCCGCTTGACGCCGGCGGCACGCAGATGGTCGAAGACGTGGTCGATCAGCGGCTTGCCCGCCACCTCGACCAGCGGCTTGGGTCGTGTCGCCGTCAGCGGGCGCATCCGCTTGCCCAGCCCCGCCGCCATCACCATCGCCGTCGCCGGCACGATGCCGCCCGGATCGGGACGGATGGTCCTCTGCTTCGTCACGCGCTCAATGCCGCCGGATCGCCACGCAATTCGGGCGGGACGTTGTCGTCGAACCACCGTGCGACGGGCGCCAGCACCGGTTGCGACAGATCGCGCTCTAGATACGCCCAGACCCGCGGACAGAGCGTCGGATAGCGTAGCTTCCCGTCACGCTTCCACAGCCGCGTGAAGATGCCGATGATCTTCGCATTCCGCTGAGCCCCAAGCACATGATACGCCGCCATGAAATCGTCGCCGGCCCCGGTCGCCGCGCGATAGCGTTGCAGCATCGCCTCCTCGACGTTGGGATCGACATCGCGGCGCGCATCCTGCAACAGCGACACCAGGTCATACGCCGGATGCCCCGCCAACGCGTCCTGGAAGTCGAGCAGCCCCAGCGACTTGTCGGCACCGACCAGCATCAGGTTCTCGGCGTGATAGTCCCGCAGCACCGTCACCGGCTCGTCGATCAGCGCATGATCGAACACCGCGTCCCACGCCGCGCGATAGCCCTCGGCATCGACCTCCAACCCCACCGCCGGGCAGAACCATTCGACGAACAGCCCCGCTTCACGATGCAGCACCGCGCGATCGTACGGCTCCAGCCCCTCCGCCGGATGCGCGCGCAACTCCACCAGCAGGTCGATCGCCGCGGCGTAGAAGGGCAAGGCGGCATCCTCGCCCGCATCCGCCGTCTCGCGCAGCCGGACGTCACCGAAATCCTCCAGCAGCACCAGCCCCTGGTCGAGGTCGCTCGCATGGATTGCCGGCGCCGCGAACCCGCGCCCGCGCAGCCATTCGGCGATCGCGATGAACGGCCGCGGGTCCTCATGCGGCGGCGGCGCATCCATCAGGATCGCGCTGCGCCCTTCGCTCGCCACCCGGAAATAGCGGCGGAACGAGGCATCGCCGGCGACGGGGCTGATCGCGCCCGACCAGCCATGCTGCGCGAGGAAAGCGGGGGCGCCAGCGGGCGGGGTCATATCGGCCATCGCCGCCTCCAACCCGCCGGCACGTCCGCTGTCAAGATTCGTCCGCCGTCCGGTGCTGCGGTCAGGGTGAGCGCCAGCGCGTGCGGCCAATATCCCGGCGCCCGCTCTGGCCATTCGACCAGCAGCAGCGTGTCGGACAACGCCTCATCGAGCCCCAGCTCCGTCATCTCGTCCGGGTCCTCGATCCGATACAGATCGACATGCAGCACCGGCATCCGCACCTCCGACAGATCATAGGGCTGCACGATCGCGAAGCTGGGACTCGGTGCCTCGCCTTGCAGCCCGAGCGCGGCTAGCAGCCCGCGCGCGATGCTTGTCTTTCCCATGCCGAGCGAGCCCTGGAGGGTGATGACATCCCCCGGCTGCACCACTGCCGCCAGTGATGCGCCGAACGCCTCGGTCGCGGCGGCGTGGGGAAGGTGGATGCTCATACCACTACTCCCCCATCACCCCGGACGTGTTCCGGGGTCCACCCATCCGCAAAGGAAAGGTTCCCGTCTCCGAACCCTGCCGTCGCCGCAGCGTGGCCCCCGGAATACGTCCGGAGTGACGGGGGAAACGGAACGAACGCCATCTGCCTCACCGCCGCGGCAGCTCGACCGTCACCAGCGTCCCTTCGCCAGGCTCCGACACCAGATCGATCCGCCCGCCATGCGCCTCGACGAACTGCTTCGCCAGCGGCAGCCCCAGCCCCAGCGCCCGCTCGCCGGTCGGTTGCATCCCCGGCTCGCCGAATCGGTCGAACGCCTTGCCGACACTCTCGGCATCCATGCCAAAGCCGTCGTCCGACACCACGATCCGCGCGCCCGTCGCACTGCCGTCGCTGTGCAGCAAGATCCGCCCGCCCTCCGGCGTCGAGGCGACCGCATGCCGCAATAGATGTTCCACCACCTCACGCAGCCGCTTGGGATCGCCGCTCACCCGCCCGGTCGATCGCGCGAGTTCGACCGCGAAGTCGAGCTTGCGCCGCTTCGCCGCCGGCATGATCGTCTCCGCAGCCGCCCGCGCCACCGCGGCGAGATCGACGTCGGATTTCTCGATCTCGGCATCGTCGCCGCCCTGCGTCAGATCGAGCACGTCGTCGATCAGCAGACCCAGCCGTTCCACAGATTGCAGGATCGCCTCGACATAGCCCGCCGCATCCGGCGTCAACGCGCCCGCATAGCCGCCGTGCAGCATCTCCGCGAAACCGCTGATCGATGTCAGCGGCGTCCGCAATTCGTAGCTCATGTTGGCGACGAATTGCGTCTTGACCCGGTCCGCCGCCTCCAGCGCGTCGGCCCGGTCGCGCAACGCCTGCTCCGCGCGCCGGCTGTCGGAGATGTCGAGCATCGTCAGCAAGGCATTGCCGTCCGGCAGCGGCACCGCGGCGAATTCGAAATGACGCCCGTCCGCGAACGCTACCCGTCCGCCGCGCTGCTGCCGCTCGATCGTCGCCGAGCGCACCAGCTCCGGGATCAGCGCCGCGCGATTGGGCGTCGCGAGCTTCGGCGCGGCGGCCTCCGCGAAGGTATCGACACGCGGGTGGCTCGCCAAGAACTCCTCCTCGAATCCCCAGATCGCACCCATCCGGTTGTTCCACAGCTGCAACTTGCCGTCCGCCGCGAACACCGCCAGCGCCTCGAACAGATTATCGAACGTCGCGGTGCGCACCCGCAGCAGCGTGTCGCGCGCGCTCGCCAGCTGCACCTGTTCCGTCCGATCTTCGAAGATCGTCAGCAGCCCGCCATCGGGCAACGGCTGCGCCACCACGCGCAGGTGTGTGCCGCCCGGCAGGTGCCAATTCTCCTCCATCGCCGCCGCGGCGTCGACGTCTCCCGGCACGAACCACTCACGCCGTTCCGCCTTCCACCCCGGGAAGTCACGGACTTCGGGCAGGCGATTGGCCTCGCGCATCCGTTCCAGCACGCGTTCGAATTCCGGTCGGTCGGCCAGCCATTCGGATCGCATCGCGAACATGCGCCGGAACGGCTGGTTGCAGAATACCAGCCCGCGATCCGCGCCGAATTGCGCCACACCGGCAGAAAGCCGATCCAGCATCGCCCGCTGCGCTTCGGCGAAGCGCTTCGCGCCCGCACGCGACTGTTCCAGATCCTCGATATCGACCGCGAAGCCGGCGACGCCACCACTGATCAGCGGCACGTCATGGACCTGCAACGACCGGCGTTCGCCGTTGATCGTCGCCGGCAATATTTCCTGCTGCGGAACGCCGGTCGCCCGTGCCGCCTTGGCCCCGGCACGCGGACCGCCGCGGCCCGACCCTTCGACCAGTTCCAGCTCACGCCCGATCACGTCTGCCGCATCCCGCCCCTCGACGGCGCGGACGTAGGCAGAATTGACCATCGCCAGCCGCATGTCCGCCGCGCGATACCACATCGGCAGGGGCGCGGCCTCGATCAGGCCGGTCAGCGCCTCGAATGCGCCCGACAGTTCCGTGACCTCATCGGCCAGCCGCGCGATCTCCGCCTCGCTGTCGGTCGCGTCCAGCGTCCAGATGACGACCGCGCCGGTCGCACCCAGCGCACCGGGGGCGCGACTGCCCCGCACCGTGATCGACCGGCCGGAGCCTTGCGGGTGCAACGCACGTACGAACCCGCGACCGGCGCGCTGCGCCGCCTGCACATCGTTCGCGAGCGCCTTCGCCTCGGCTTCCGGTAGCCCTGTGCCCTCTTCCGCCAGATCCTGAAGAAAACGCGGCGCGACGCTCAGCCCCAGCCAGTCGACCAGCCGCGGTGGCATTTCTACCCGGCCATCGGCGCGCACCAGCATCGCCATCGCCGGCGACACGCTGCGCAGCGCCTCCGCCTCCCGTACGTGTGCGATCGATTCCAGCGCCTCGGCCCGCAGTCGCCAGCCGACGAACAGTGCATAGCCGGCACCGCCGACCAGCAGCGCGAGCACCGCGCCGCATACGACCGCCGCCATCACCGAAAGCTCGACCAACGCTTACCCCTCGTCGCGCCGGGAAACGGCGTGCTCGTGGCAAGCTGTAGAACGGAATATGGGGGACCGGCAACGCCATACGCCATACCCCCGAAGTCAGTCCTCCCCGCGAGGGGGAGGTGGGCAACGCACTCGATAACGGAGGACTTGGCTTAGCCCCCGTCACACTGCACCGCGCCACTTCTCCTTCGCGGGCAAGGACCGGACAGAAAAAAGGCGGCACCTTCCGGCACCGCCCTCTTCTTACCAAAACCGATCGCGTCCGATCAGTAGCGATAGTGGTCCGGCTTGAACGGCCCTTCGACCGGCACGCCGATGTAAGCCGCCTGCTTCGGGGTGAGCTGCGACAGCTTCACGCCGAGCTTTTCGAGGTGCAGCGCCGCGACCTTTTCGTCGAGGTGCTTGGGCAGGACGTAGACGTCGTTCTTGTAGTTCTCGCCCTTGGTCCACAGCTCGATCTGCGCGAGCGTCTGGTTGGTGAACGAGGCCGACATCACGAACGACGGGTGGCCGGTCGCGCAGCCGAGGTTCACGAGGCGACCCTTGGCGAGGATGATGATCTGCTTGCCGTCCGGGAACTCGACCAGGTCGGTGCCGGGCTTCACTTCGGTCCACTTGTAGTTCGACATCGCGGCGATCTGGATCTCGCTGTCGAAGTGGCCGATGTTGCAGACGATCGACATCGGCTTCATCGCCTTCATGTGATCGGCGGTGATGACGTCGGCGTTGCCGGTCGCGGTCACGAAGATGTCGGCTCGGGTCACCGCCTCGTCCATCGTTACGACCTCGAAACCTTCCATCGCGGCCTGAAGCGCGCAGATCGGATCGACCTCGGTCACCATCACGCGCGCGCCGCCGTTGCGGAGCGACTGGGCCGAGCCCTTGCCGACGTCACCGAAGCCGGCGACGACCGCGACCTTGCCGGCGAGCATCACGTCGGTGGCACGACGGATCGCGTCGACCAAAGATTCCTTGCAGCCGTAGAGGTTGTCGAACTTCGACTTCGTGACGCTGTCGTTGACGTTGATCGCCGGGAACGGCAGCTCGCCCTTCTTGGCGATCTCGTACAGGCGATGCACGCCGGTCGTGGTCTCTTCCGACACGCCCTTCAGGTTCTTGACCGTCTCGGTCAAATAGCCCGGCTTCTTGGCGATGAACGCCTTCAGCGCGCGCTGGAACTCGACTTCCTCTTCGTTCTCCGGCTCGCCGAGCGTGTGGCCAGCCTCGAGCTTAGCGCCCCACAGCGCGAACATGGTGGCGTCGCCGCCGTCGTCGAGGATGATGTTGGCGGTCTGGCCGTCGACGTCCGCGTCCCAGGTGAAGATGTCGCCGACGTAATCCCAATAGTCGGCCAGGCTCTCGCCCTTCACCGCGAACACCGGCACGCCGGTCGCGGCGATCGCGGCGGCGGCATGGTCCTGCGTCGAGAAGATGTTGCAGGTCGCCCAGCGCACGTCGGCACCCAGCGCGGTTAGCGTCTCGATCAGCACCGCGGTCTGGATCGTCATGTGCAGCGAACCGGTGATGCGCGCGCCCTTCAGCGGCTGCGACGCGCCGAATTCCGAGCGGAGCGCCATCAGGCCGGGCATCTCGGTCTCCGCGATGCGGATCTCGGCGCGACCGAAGTCGGCAAGCGCGATGTCCTTGATGACGTAATCGGTGTTTTCGACCGCGAGCGCAGTAGCCACGAGTCATGCTCCTGAAGATAATGGATGCCGGGCTCCTTAGCGGCGCCCCGACCCCAAATCAAATATAAAGATATCTTTATATGTCGCTCAGGCCGTTCCGGTCGTCGGTGCGAGCAGTCGCGTATCGATCCCGGCCTTGGCGAAAGCGCTCGCCCAGCGCGTCTCGGCGGCGCCGTCGAACAGCAGCGCCGTGTCGCCCTCGACATGGAACCAGCCCGGCCGCGACAATTCGCCGTCCAGCTGCCCGGCACCCCATCCGGCATAGCCCAGCGCCACCAGCCACCGCGTCGGCCCGCTCCCCTCGGCGATCGCCCGCAGCACATCGACCGTGCTCGACAGCGACCAGCGCCCGGCGACGTCGATCGTATCCTGCCCGCCCCAGTCGCCGGAATGCACCACGAAGCCCCGTCGCGGCTCGACCGGTCCGCCGAAATGC contains:
- a CDS encoding nucleotidyltransferase family protein, giving the protein MTKQRTIRPDPGGIVPATAMVMAAGLGKRMRPLTATRPKPLVEVAGKPLIDHVFDHLRAAGVKRAVVNVHYLADTLEAHVTGRFDDIEVVVSDERRQLMETGGGLVQARDLLGDAPVLVVNSDNLWVDGPVDAIKLLASRWDDAIMDALLLVVPYARANNHNGQGDFRVAADGRIVGRRKEGAAAPFVYTGIQILHPRIIRDWPEGPFSTNLFWSRAIEAGRAYAQVHQGLWFDVGTPAAIPKAEAVIANG
- a CDS encoding phosphotransferase, which translates into the protein MTPPAGAPAFLAQHGWSGAISPVAGDASFRRYFRVASEGRSAILMDAPPPHEDPRPFIAIAEWLRGRGFAAPAIHASDLDQGLVLLEDFGDVRLRETADAGEDAALPFYAAAIDLLVELRAHPAEGLEPYDRAVLHREAGLFVEWFCPAVGLEVDAEGYRAAWDAVFDHALIDEPVTVLRDYHAENLMLVGADKSLGLLDFQDALAGHPAYDLVSLLQDARRDVDPNVEEAMLQRYRAATGAGDDFMAAYHVLGAQRNAKIIGIFTRLWKRDGKLRYPTLCPRVWAYLERDLSQPVLAPVARWFDDNVPPELRGDPAALSA
- the ahcY gene encoding adenosylhomocysteinase, which gives rise to MATALAVENTDYVIKDIALADFGRAEIRIAETEMPGLMALRSEFGASQPLKGARITGSLHMTIQTAVLIETLTALGADVRWATCNIFSTQDHAAAAIAATGVPVFAVKGESLADYWDYVGDIFTWDADVDGQTANIILDDGGDATMFALWGAKLEAGHTLGEPENEEEVEFQRALKAFIAKKPGYLTETVKNLKGVSEETTTGVHRLYEIAKKGELPFPAINVNDSVTKSKFDNLYGCKESLVDAIRRATDVMLAGKVAVVAGFGDVGKGSAQSLRNGGARVMVTEVDPICALQAAMEGFEVVTMDEAVTRADIFVTATGNADVITADHMKAMKPMSIVCNIGHFDSEIQIAAMSNYKWTEVKPGTDLVEFPDGKQIIILAKGRLVNLGCATGHPSFVMSASFTNQTLAQIELWTKGENYKNDVYVLPKHLDEKVAALHLEKLGVKLSQLTPKQAAYIGVPVEGPFKPDHYRY
- a CDS encoding PAS-domain containing protein, which codes for MVELSVMAAVVCGAVLALLVGGAGYALFVGWRLRAEALESIAHVREAEALRSVSPAMAMLVRADGRVEMPPRLVDWLGLSVAPRFLQDLAEEGTGLPEAEAKALANDVQAAQRAGRGFVRALHPQGSGRSITVRGSRAPGALGATGAVVIWTLDATDSEAEIARLADEVTELSGAFEALTGLIEAAPLPMWYRAADMRLAMVNSAYVRAVEGRDAADVIGRELELVEGSGRGGPRAGAKAARATGVPQQEILPATINGERRSLQVHDVPLISGGVAGFAVDIEDLEQSRAGAKRFAEAQRAMLDRLSAGVAQFGADRGLVFCNQPFRRMFAMRSEWLADRPEFERVLERMREANRLPEVRDFPGWKAERREWFVPGDVDAAAAMEENWHLPGGTHLRVVAQPLPDGGLLTIFEDRTEQVQLASARDTLLRVRTATFDNLFEALAVFAADGKLQLWNNRMGAIWGFEEEFLASHPRVDTFAEAAAPKLATPNRAALIPELVRSATIERQQRGGRVAFADGRHFEFAAVPLPDGNALLTMLDISDSRRAEQALRDRADALEAADRVKTQFVANMSYELRTPLTSISGFAEMLHGGYAGALTPDAAGYVEAILQSVERLGLLIDDVLDLTQGGDDAEIEKSDVDLAAVARAAAETIMPAAKRRKLDFAVELARSTGRVSGDPKRLREVVEHLLRHAVASTPEGGRILLHSDGSATGARIVVSDDGFGMDAESVGKAFDRFGEPGMQPTGERALGLGLPLAKQFVEAHGGRIDLVSEPGEGTLVTVELPRR
- a CDS encoding YqgE/AlgH family protein, which produces MQSPVYLSGQFLLAMPGMIDPRFDHAVIAMCAHDKEGAIGIGIGATIDGLGLHDLLDQFDIPHGVAPDAPVHFGGPVEPRRGFVVHSGDWGGQDTIDVAGRWSLSSTVDVLRAIAEGSGPTRWLVALGYAGWGAGQLDGELSRPGWFHVEGDTALLFDGAAETRWASAFAKAGIDTRLLAPTTGTA
- the tsaE gene encoding tRNA (adenosine(37)-N6)-threonylcarbamoyltransferase complex ATPase subunit type 1 TsaE, producing MSIHLPHAAATEAFGASLAAVVQPGDVITLQGSLGMGKTSIARGLLAALGLQGEAPSPSFAIVQPYDLSEVRMPVLHVDLYRIEDPDEMTELGLDEALSDTLLLVEWPERAPGYWPHALALTLTAAPDGGRILTADVPAGWRRRWPI